One Anastrepha obliqua isolate idAnaObli1 chromosome 6, idAnaObli1_1.0, whole genome shotgun sequence DNA window includes the following coding sequences:
- the LOC129250372 gene encoding uncharacterized protein K02A2.6-like — MDRNGKQIKSSGDSHSSTDSSTFTVKTERVILQEVKRVNMAGVRNLEPFDLNHPNKWSTYMARFDLFLLANDVQEEGRQKAAFLTLAGAPLYDLLASVSSPKQVSNLNLPDIKTILTNHFSPRPSEIASYNHFHKRDQYPDESVSNYIAALRTLAVDCNFGTALDRMLRDRFVCGMKDEGLQKSLLAEKDLTVQKVIERALSNEAAAISAMAMRPPSEPINVVHDNRFRTRTKDAVNRNQQLSCNGCGGSHPRKQCPYRESLCNACGVKGHLQRACRSASNVNSHRASSSNSTNARSGSMRQKSSRRENVNQITPLVNQKKSISVTINGSTCIFEVDSGSPATIMTESTLKSVWSNRKSDLSKCDLDLSDYQPNHIPVKGNIDVSIYYNRRKIENLPLIIANSGSSNLVGCNWFDALGIRIEGVFAVSSGLSIKAILKKYDHLFSTDLGRYTGPPVSLQIDSAVPPVRLPPRRIPFAIKGLVEEEIDRLCCQGILEPVEYSDWATPIVPVVKKDGSIRICGDYKSTLNKAIKPHCHQIPAVSTLLASIEGGSIYAKIVLAQAYQQLVVDERSSLLQTVSTHKGAFKVTRLQFGISSAPGVFQSCIENVLQNIPGVLPYFDDIVVMCKSEDELANRLEQIFVRFDKAGLRLRKDKCQFSVPSIEFLGFKLDNLGIRPSHDKIKAIHEAPSPRDKKQLQAFLGLLNFYHAFLPNKATIAEPLHRLLDKSARCTWKEQHETAFNTLKRLIASDNVLIHYNENLPLVLTCDASPYGLGAVLSHRLADGSEKPIAFYSRTLSKAERNYAQIDREAVALVSGVKKFHNYLYGRFFTLVTDHRPLLGIFTTTKPVPNVISNTMLRRSIFLSAYNFNLVHRAGLRMGNAEFLSRCPMLSEAEFTTTEDILMVEISAKPVVSAQLIASQTSKDPELSKVFNWVLRGWPSKINRSDKLYQYFCRRTELSANRGCLVWGNRAVIPSTLRGSILKTLHAPHPGIVKMKAVARSYVWWPNIDAEIELVVKKCSSCQQNRNDQPQTATHHWESAKRPWSRLHVDFAGPFRGKLFFILIDSYSKWLEVAAVNSTSSAAAIKVLRQIFATHGLPDELVSDNGTAVELPQTQLKEIEEQVENLLQTDIVEP; from the coding sequence ATGGATCGTAAcggcaaacaaataaaaagtagcgGTGATTCGCATTCCTCAACTGATAGCAGCACCTTCACTGTGAAGACTGAACGAGTTATTTTGCAAGAAGTCAAACGAGTCAACATGGCTGGAGTTAGGAACTTGGAACCATTTGATTTAAATCATCCAAATAAATGGTCAACGTATATGGCGCGTTTCGATTTGTTCCTTCTGGCCAATGATGTACAAGAGGAAGGTCGTCAAAAGGCAGCATTCCTCACATTGGCCGGAGCGCCCCTCTACGACCTCTTGGCATCAGTGTCGTCACCAAAGCAGGTTAGTAATCTGAATCTTCCCGATATAAAAACGATTCTAACCAACCATTTTTCACCACGTCCATCCGAAATTGCGTCCTATAATCATTTTCACAAACGTGATCAATATCCGGACGAGTCTGTCAGTAATTACATCGCAGCATTGCGCACATTGGCAGTGGACTGCAACTTCGGTACGGCGCTCGACCGCATGCTTCGCGACCGTTTTGTGTGTGGCATGAAGGACGAAGGACTGCAGAAAAGCTTACTGGCAGAAAAGGATCTGACAGTACAAAAGGTTATCGAACGTGCACTTTCGAATGAGGCAGCAGCCATCAGTGCTATGGCTATGAGGCCCCCCAGCGAACCAATTAATGTTGTCCACGACAATCGTTTTCGTACACGAACAAAAGACGCCGTCAACAGAAACCAGCAGCTGTCATGCAATGGTTGTGGTGGATCACACCCTCGTAAGCAGTGTCCATATCGTGAATCACTTTGCAACGCATGCGGAGTCAAGGGGCATCTGCAGCGAGCCTGCCGGAGCGCGTCGAATGTCAATTCACACAGAGCGTCTTCATCCAACTCAACAAATGCTCGTTCAGGTTCAATGCGGCAAAAATCATCTCGTCGAGAGAATGTCAATCAGATCACGCCTTTGGTCAATCAGAAGAAGTCGATCTCAGTTACGATTAATGGCAGTACATGTATTTTTGAAGTGGATTCTGGGTCGCCTGCGACCATCATGACGGAATCTACGTTGAAAAGCGTCTGGTCCAACAGAAAGTCAGATCTTTCCAAGTGTGATTTGGATCTTAGCGATTACCAACCCAACCACATCCCAGTCAAGGGGAATATCGATGTATCAATTTATTACAACCGCCGTAAAATTGAGAACTTGCCGCTAATCATCGCAAACAGTGGTAGCTCTAACCTTGTTGGTTGTAACTGGTTCGATGCACTGGGCATACGTATAGAAGGAGTTTTTGCCGTCAGCAGTGGTCTCAGCATCAAAGCCATTCTGAAGAAATACGATCATTTATTCTCAACAGATCTTGGTCGCTACACAGGACCACCAGTGTCCTTACAAATCGATTCGGCGGTGCCGCCAGTGAGACTGCCTCCACGCCGTATACCCTTCGCTATTAAGGGCCTCGTGGAAGAAGAAATCGATCGCTTATGTTGTCAAGGTATTTTGGAGCCTGTGGAATACTCCGATTGGGCAACGCCAATAGTGCCCGTGGTAAAAAAAGATGGTTCCATCCGTATATGCGGTGACTACAAATCGACGCTGAATAAGGCAATTAAGCCACACTGTCATCAAATTCCAGCCGTTAGCACGCTTTTGGCTTCGATTGAAGGTGGatcgatttatgcaaaaattgttttggcACAGGCATACCAACAGCTCGTGGTTGATGAGCGTTCGTCACTCCTGCAAACCGTGTCAACGCATAAAGGCGCATTCAAGGTAACCAGGCTGCAGTTTGGCATCTCATCAGCACCCGGCGTATTCCAAAGCTGCATCGAAAACGTTTTGCAAAACATTCCTGGCGTCTTGCCGTACTTTGATGACATCGTGGTCATGTGTAAATCGGAAGATGAGCTCGCAAACAGACTTGAACAAATATTTGTACGTTTCGACAAGGCCGGACTACGTTTGCGCAAGGACAAGTGCCAATTTAGTGTGCCATCCATCGAATTTTTGGGGTTTAAACTGGACAATCTCGGTATACGACCCTCACATGACAAGATCAAGGCCATTCATGAAGCACCATCGCCAAGGGACAAGAAGCAACTCCAAGCGTTTCTGGGCTTACTCAACTTTTATCACGCCTTTTTACCCAACAAAGCAACAATCGCTGAGCCGCTTCACCGCTTGCTCGACAAAAGTGCTCGATGCACTTGGAAAGAGCAACACGAAACAGCTTTCAATACGCTTAAAAGGCTGATCGCGTCAGATAATGTGCTTATCCATTACAATGAGAACTTACCGTTAGTGCTCACTTGTGACGCATCGCCGTACGGACTCGGAGCAGTTCTCAGCCACAGGTTAGCAGACGGGTCGGAGAAACCCATTGCATTCTACTCAAGGACGCTGTCGAAGGCAGAACGAAATTACGCACAGATAGATAGGGAAGCAGTCGCCCTCGTCTCTGGAGTGAAGAAATTCCACAACTACTTATACGGCAGATTTTTTACGCTTGTCACCGATCACCGTCCACTCTTGGGAATTTTCACCACAACAAAACCGGTCCCCAACGTAATTTCGAACACAATGCTTCGTCGATCGATTTTTCTCAGCGCGTACAACTTCAATTTGGTACACCGCGCTGGTCTTAGAATGGGCAATGCAGAGTTTTTGAGCCGTTGTCCAATGCTGTCTGAAGCAGAGTTTACGACGACCGAAGACATTCTCATGGTAGAAATATCGGCAAAACCAGTTGTCAGCGCGCAGCTGATTGCCTCTCAAACTTCTAAGGATCCGGAgctctccaaagttttcaacTGGGTGTTAAGGGGGTGGCCCAGCAAAATCAACCGCTCCGATAAGCTGTATCAATACTTTTGCCGTCGAACTGAACTCAGTGCAAATAGAGGATGTCTAGTTTGGGGAAACCGCGCTGTAATCCCGTCTACTCTTCGAGGGTCTATTTTGAAAACTCTTCATGCACCACATCCTGGCATCGTCAAAATGAAGGCCGTTGCTCGAAGTTATGTTTGGTGGCCGAACATCGATGCGGAAATCGAACTCGTTGTGAAGAAATGCAGTTCATGTCAGCAAAATCGCAACGATCAACCCCAAACAGCAACGCACCACTGGGAATCTGCAAAACGTCCATGGTCCCGCCTGCATGTGGATTTCGCAGGTCCTTTTCGAGGCAAATTATTCTTCATACTCATCGACTCCTACTCTAAGTGGCTTGAAGTGGCCGCCGTTAATTCAACTTCTTCAGCGGCCGCTATTAAGGTGTTACGCCAAATATTCGCCACGCATGGGCTACCTGATGAGCTCGTGTCGGACAATGGAACAGCTGTAGA